A section of the Oenanthe melanoleuca isolate GR-GAL-2019-014 chromosome 6, OMel1.0, whole genome shotgun sequence genome encodes:
- the EGR2 gene encoding E3 SUMO-protein ligase EGR2, protein MMTAKAVDKIPVTLGGFVHQLPEGIYPADDISAALPTSVAIFSNADLAGPFDQMSGVAGDGMINVDMGDKRALDLPYGGGFAPNAPASRNQTFTYMGKFSIDPQYPGAGCYPEGIINIVSAGILQGVSTPSSATSSTASSAASSATAASATSPNPLAGALGCTMAQGQPTDLEHLYSPPPYSGCGDLYPQDPSSAFLPAAGGGALPFPPPPSYPSPKTATADGGLFTMIPEYGGFFPPPQCQRELHAGPDRKPFPCPLDSLRVPPPLTPLSTIRNFTMGAPPAGAAPGSAPGSGSGGGEGAGARLPAGAYSPHHLPLRPILRPRKYPNRPSKTPVHERPYPCPAEGCDRRFSRSDELTRHIRIHTGHKPFQCRICMRNFSRSDHLTTHIRTHTGEKPFACDFCGRKFARSDERKRHTKIHLRQKERKGAAAAAGGCPQSAGGSGTAALAPCAARTRTP, encoded by the exons ATGATGACCGCCAAGGCGGTAGACAAGATCCCGGTGACCCTCGGTGGGTTCGTGCACCAGCTACCTGAAGGCATTTACCCCGCGGATGACATCTCCGCCGCGCTGCCAACTTCGGTCGCGATCTTCTCCAATGCCGACCTGGCAGGGCCGTTCGACCAGATGAGCGGTGTGGCAGGAG ACGGCATGATCAATGTGGACATGGGCGACAAGCGGGCCTTGGACCTGCCCTACGGTGGTGGCTTCGCGCCCAACGCCCCGGCTTCCCGCAATCAGACCTTCACCTACATGGGCAAATTCTCCATCGATCCGCAGTACCCTGGCGCCGGTTGCTACCCCGAGGGCATCATCAACATCGTGAGCGCGGGGATCCTGCAGGGTGTCAGCACACCCTCCTCCGCCACCTCCTCCACCGCCTCCTCCGCAGCCTCCTCGGCCACCGCCGCCTCCGCAACCTCCCCCAACCCGCTGGCCGGGGCCCTCGGCTGCACCATGGCACAGGGCCAGCCAACCGACCTGGAGCATCTCTACTCGCCGCCGCCCTACTCGGGCTGCGGTGATCTGTACCCGCAAGACCCCTCCTCGGCTTTCCTGCCCGCCGCCGGCGGCGGGGCACTGCCTTTTCCCCCGCCGCCGTCCTACCCCTCACCGAAGACGGCGACGGCCGACGGCGGGCTCTTCACCATGATCCCCGAGTACGGCGGCTTCTTCCCGCCGCCTCAATGCCAGCGGGAGCTCCACGCCGGCCCCGACCGCaagcccttcccctgccccctCGACTCGCTCCGCGTCCCGCCGCCCCTCACGCCGCTTTCCACCATCCGCAACTTCACGATGGGGGCGCCTCCGGCGGGTGCCGCCCCCGGCAGCGCTcccggcagcggcagcggcgggggcGAGGGTGCGGGCGCCCGGCTGCCCGCCGGCGCCTACAGTCCGCACCATCTGCCGCTGCGGCCCATTCTGAGGCCTCGCAAGTACCCCAATCGGCCCAGCAAGACGCCGGTCCACGAGCGGCCCTACCCGTGCCCCGCCGAGGGTTGTGACCGCCGCTTCTCCCGCTCCGACGAGCTCACGCGGCACATCCGCATCCACACGGGCCACAAGCCCTTCCAGTGCCGTATCTGCATGCGGAACTTCAGCCGCAGCGACCACCTCACTACCCACATCCGCACGCACACCGGCGAGAAACCCTTCGCCTGCGACTTCTGCGGCAGGAAGTTCGCCCGCTCCGACGAGAGGAAGCGGCACACCAAGATTCACCTGCGCCAGAAGGAACGGAaaggagccgccgccgccgccggtgGATGCCCGCAATCCGCCGGAGGGAGCGGCACCGCCGCCTTGGCCCCCTGCGCGGCGCGGACGCGGACGCCCTGA
- the ADO gene encoding 2-aminoethanethiol dioxygenase, protein MPRDNMASLIQRVARQARITFRSPAGPAFGENLHRLQQLLDEVRAEDLHLAPRGPSAAAAAAAGGGPPWAGVVPPVSYMHICETESFSMGVFLLRSGACIPLHDHPGMNGMLKVLYGTLRIACMDTLPAGAAGAAAAPPLPAAGSGPCLRALFRSRQHYTPASPPCLLSPHTDNLHQIDAVDGPAAFLDILAPPYDPQHGRDCHYYRLLEGPPAGAEPPALPREVWLVETPQAADFWCGGEPYPGPRVCL, encoded by the coding sequence ATGCCCCGGGACAACATGGCCTCCCTGATCCAGCGGGTGGCGCGGCAGGCGCGCATCACCTTCCGCAGCCCGGCGGGCCCAGCTTTCGGGGAGAACCTGCACcgtctgcagcagctgctggacgAGGTGCGCGCCGAGGACTTGCACTTGGCTCCGCGGGGGCCTTCGgccgcggccgcggcggcggcgggcgggggtcCGCCGTGGGCCGGCGTGGTGCCTCCTGTCAGCTACATGCACATCTGCGAGACGGAGAGCTTCAGCATGGGCGTATTTCTGCTGCGGAGCGGCGCCTGCATCCCGCTGCACGACCACCCAGGCATGAACGGCATGCTGAAGGTGCTGTACGGCACGCTGCGCATCGCCTGCATGGACACGCTGCCCGCTGGggccgccggggccgccgctgccccgccgctccccgccgctGGCAGCGGGCCGTGTCTGCGCGCCCTTTTCCGCTCCCGCCAGCACTACACGCCCGCCTCACCGCCCTGCCTGCTCTCGCCGCACACCGACAACCTTCACCAAATCGACGCCGTGGACGGGCCTGCCGCCTTCCTCGACATCCTAGCGCCGCCCTACGACCCCCAGCACGGCCGGGACTGCCACTACTACCGGCTGCTGGAGGGGCCGCcggcgggcgcggagccgcCCGCGCTGCCACGGGAGGTGTGGCTGGTGGAGACCCCGCAGGCCGCCGACTTCTGGTGCGGGGGCGAGCCCTATCCTGGGCCTCGCGTCTGCCTCTGA